TCCTTACTTTTTCTCAGCTGTTGCCGGAGATGATTGCCGATGGGCCTGAGGCGCAGGCTGAGATCAGGTGCAAGACCGGGATGCCCCTGGCTCTGGTGGATCTGCGCATTGTGGATGCCGAGATGAACGATGTCCCCCGGGACGGCAAGAGCAGCGGCGAGATTGTGGTGCGTACCCCCTGGTTGACCCAGGGGTATCTCAAGGACCACCGGACGTCGGAAAAATTGTGGGAAGGTGGCTGGCTCCACACCTGCGATGTGGCAAACATCGATGCCAAAGGGTATGTGAAGATCACCGACCGCACCAAAGATGTTATCAAAATCGGCGGCGAGTGGGTGTCATCCCTGGAGTTGGAGGATATTCTGGCGCATCATCCGGCAGTCAGTGAGGTCGCGGTTATCGGCTTGCCTGACGAGCGGTGGGGCGAGCGACCACTTGCCCTGGTGGTGGTCAAACCTGACATCAAGGAAAAGGTTACTGAAAAAACTTTGCAGCACCACGTCCATGAATATGCCGACAAGGGAATGATCTCCAAGCAGGTTGTGCTGCTCAAGGTCAGGTTTGTGGAAATGATCGACAAGACCAGTGTGGGGAAGGTTAGTAAGGTCACTTTGCGCGAGAAATACCTGCCCAAGCAGGCATGACCGCTCAGCCTCAGTTCCCCTCTTAATCTGAGAGGGGGCAGGGGGGGCTATGGCGAGTGCTTGATCTCCAGCGCCCGCTCCAGATTTTCCCGGTAAGGGCGGTTTTGCGGATCACTGCGCACTGCTTCCCTGAACTCCTGCAGTGCGGCGTCAAGCTTCCCTTTGGCGGCAAGCGCTGCCCCAAGGTTGTTGCGGGCATCCGCAAATGCAGGGTTGATCCTGAGCGCCTCTCGATATGACTTCATTGCCTCGTCAAGCCTGCCTTCCTGCGATAGCAGCACCCCGAGGCTGTTGTGTGCTTCTGCCAGCAAGGGGGCCAGCCGGATCGCCTCCTGATAATCTCTCCGTGCTTTCTCTAAATCGCCTTTGCCCCCGTTCACTACCCCAAGGTTGTATCTGGCCCGTGCATGACCCGGCTCAATGGCCAGCGCTGCCATGAACTCCTGCCTGGCAGCTTCCGGAAAACCCCGCTTGCTCAGGATTGTTCCCAGGTTATAGTGCGGTCTTGCCTTGCCAGGGGCTTTTGCAGCTGCGTCACTCCAGAGCAGCAGTTCATCGCTCCAGACAAGGTTTCGCTTCCAGGTTGTCGCCCCCAATACCAGGACCATGAGCATGAGAAACATGTTTACTGGTTTGGCAGCGAAGCGCTTTGACAGTAACACTAGCACTGACGCTACCGTCATTGCCGCTCCTGCGGTGGGGAGATACAGCCGGTGTTCGTTAATGACGTCAGAGAGTGGGGTAACTGCCTCAACGGTAAGTGCTGCAATAAACCAGCAGATGCCGAATACCGCCAATCGTGCGGTCCTGGTTTTTCGGCGGTAAAGATATAACGACAGCCCCAGCAGAGAGGTAATTATCAGGATACCGATAATTACCGGAGGCGCTGCTAGCGAGTGGTAATGAGGGTAGTTGTAATCTAGAGTCTGCTTTACCGGCAATAATAGTAGCCGGAGGTAGGTGCCGAAAACAGCTGCCTGGGTGATCACATAATCCGCGTGAGCCTGTGACGGTAATCCTGTTGCGGCAAGCGTCTGTGCTACCCTTAGTTCAGGTTCTGCTGCGGCACCAACAGTACAGAAGGGGATCAGGAGCATAGCGGCGAAAGGAGCGAGAGCGGTAACTCTTTGCCGGACGGTTCCGGCAAAGATGACTAGTTCCAGGAGCAACACGGCAAGCGGTACGGAGAAGGCGATCTCTTTGGAGAACATGGCGCATCCTGCCGCGCATATCGATACGGCGTACCAGCCGTTGCACCTGGGTCTGCCGGCCTCTTGTGCTGCACGAGCCTTGGCGTAACCGAGGAGCGTCAGAATATAAAAGCAAGTTGCCAGCAAGGTGAACCGCTGGGTAATGTAGGTAACTGCCTGGGTCTGAACCGGATGAACTGTGAAGAGAAGTGCTGCAGCTAATGGGGCCGAAAAGGTAGGTGTTTGGCTGTTCTGATTATTCTCTTGATGCCGGCACATGATTATGCGACATAATGCAAACAGCAGCATGGCTGCGCTAAGATGAAGTGCCAAGTTTACGGCATGATAGCCGAGTGGGTGCAAGCCGTTGACTCGGTAATTGATTGCAAAAGAGAGATAACCGAGAAAGCGTCGCGGCGAAGCTGAGAAGTACGAGGGGTCTGTGAGGAATCCATAGAGGTTGCGTATCTGGGGATTGTTGACAATGACCGTGAGATCGTCAAAGACAAATGGTGCGCCAAAGCTGTTGGACCAGGCAAGAATGCCAACGCCCAGAATGAGCATTATCTGCAGCGTGATCTGGCTGTCTTTAGTCAGTTCGGTTTGGAGATATGGAAACATCAAGGCTGGTTTAAAGGCGGACCGGTGAATCCCCGGTCCGCCTTCGGACTGCTACTCAATGGTCTTGATTGAGTTGATGAATACCGGTTCAACCGGCACATCGCTGTGACCGCCCTTCGAGCAGGTCTTGACCCCTTTGATGGCGTCTACGACATCCATCCCTTCAACTACTTCGGCGAAAACGGCGTAGCCGAAGTCTTCGGGGCGCTTTCCCTTGTAGTCAAGAAACGCATTGTCAACGACATTAATGAAAAACTGCGAGGTGGCGCTGTCAACTATTGAAGTTCTGGCCATGGCCAGGGTGCCGCGTTTGTTTTTCAGGCCGTTGTTTGCCTCGTTCTTGATGGCGAATTTGGTTTTTTTCGGCTGGAGTTCAGCGTCCATTCCTCCACCCTGGATCATGAAGGTCGGGATTACCCGGTGAAAGGTAAGACCATCATAATAGCCGTCATTGACGTAGGAAAGGAAGTTTTTGACGCTTATAGGGGCCTTGTCTTTGAAAAGCTCAATAGTGACGTTGCCCATGGATGTCTCCATCAGAACGCGAGGGTTTGCCGATTCGGTCATTGTTGCCGCTCCTTATTTTGAGAATTTCCCATTCTCTACCATAAAATGGCCCAAGGGAGAACTGTTTTCTCATTGCCAGATGCGGCTTGACTTGAATCTGAAATTGAGTTAGAAATTGTTCTCTATTGCCGTTGTGGCTCAGGGGTAGAGCAGCTCACTCGTAATGAGCAGGTCGTCGGTTCGATTCCGACCAACGGCTCCAAAACATCTTGTATCATGCTGATTTATAACATGATTTTTTCGGGGTTTTAAGTGGCCTTTTGTGACTGGTACAGTTTTTGGTACAGTCATGGAGGCCATTTTGCTATCAAGGCGAGGTAAAAAATATTATTGTCGTGTCTGGGTGCCTGAAGAGTTACGAGAATATCTAGGCAACCGTAAAGAGCTTAAAAAGTCATTACGGACTACAAGCAGGGTAGAAGCAAAGGTTGCAGCCTGCGCCCTGATCGGCAAGGCAGAGCAGACATTCGCAAGGTTGAGGTGCCGAGTGCTGACAGAGCGGGAACTGACAATAATAGCAGGTGAACTGATAGCAGAGTTCACTGGTCGGTTGACCGATCATAGGCGCAACCGCAAAGACGCTATGGATTGGCTATTCAATGATGCCGGTTTATTCCCTGCCATCGATACGGATATCATAGATACCGCCTTGAAATCGCCTAAGACTCCTGCAGAGGTCGTGGCGCTATC
The sequence above is a segment of the Geoanaerobacter pelophilus genome. Coding sequences within it:
- a CDS encoding tetratricopeptide repeat protein, yielding MFPYLQTELTKDSQITLQIMLILGVGILAWSNSFGAPFVFDDLTVIVNNPQIRNLYGFLTDPSYFSASPRRFLGYLSFAINYRVNGLHPLGYHAVNLALHLSAAMLLFALCRIIMCRHQENNQNSQTPTFSAPLAAALLFTVHPVQTQAVTYITQRFTLLATCFYILTLLGYAKARAAQEAGRPRCNGWYAVSICAAGCAMFSKEIAFSVPLAVLLLELVIFAGTVRQRVTALAPFAAMLLIPFCTVGAAAEPELRVAQTLAATGLPSQAHADYVITQAAVFGTYLRLLLLPVKQTLDYNYPHYHSLAAPPVIIGILIITSLLGLSLYLYRRKTRTARLAVFGICWFIAALTVEAVTPLSDVINEHRLYLPTAGAAMTVASVLVLLSKRFAAKPVNMFLMLMVLVLGATTWKRNLVWSDELLLWSDAAAKAPGKARPHYNLGTILSKRGFPEAARQEFMAALAIEPGHARARYNLGVVNGGKGDLEKARRDYQEAIRLAPLLAEAHNSLGVLLSQEGRLDEAMKSYREALRINPAFADARNNLGAALAAKGKLDAALQEFREAVRSDPQNRPYRENLERALEIKHSP
- a CDS encoding peptidylprolyl isomerase, with the translated sequence MTESANPRVLMETSMGNVTIELFKDKAPISVKNFLSYVNDGYYDGLTFHRVIPTFMIQGGGMDAELQPKKTKFAIKNEANNGLKNKRGTLAMARTSIVDSATSQFFINVVDNAFLDYKGKRPEDFGYAVFAEVVEGMDVVDAIKGVKTCSKGGHSDVPVEPVFINSIKTIE